The Drosophila bipectinata strain 14024-0381.07 chromosome 3L, DbipHiC1v2, whole genome shotgun sequence region CCAACCCACCTCCCACATCCATTGCCAACTTGGAGCTTGTTTTCCCTGCTAAGTGATGTTTGACTGCCGTTTCCTTTTGTTGCCACACAATGCAAATGGTGGACGCATTCTGGCTCTAGCTGCTCCACCCACTCCCAAGCCCCTATCCGGTGTCCTGGCCCTGGCTAACCCCTCTCTGGCCCTGGCGGAGCAGGTAGCCGCACCTCAAGCCGGCTTAAAGGTCAACCGGTGACCTTCTATCTATTTATCCAACTAACTATCTATAACTCTTACAGGGGAGCCTCTATAGATATGCTGGGGAAGCTATCTATATATCTAGAAGGATCTATCTATGTATCTAGAGAAGATAATGGAAGAAACTATAGAGGATAtaatctatctatctatctatctatctatagAAGAATCTATCTGTCTATATTTTTAGAAGATTCTATCTATttatctagattctagaaggATCTATCTTCTAAATACTATatcttttatatattatatcttATTCAGCAGTCCTATATCTTATATAACCTTTAAAGGTCTTATACTAACTTGGTTCTTTTGATAAAAAGTATTGGAAGGAATAGATATAGTAATTATATCTTTCAGAACAAAGTATCTTCTATTTTATAAACATATcttctataaaatatatatgataATATTCCAATCTCTAACATTTTATAGAAAGATCTCCCATTTCTCAAATCCCACTTATGGAATCTCCCCTGTATCTCCTCGCTCTCCCTCCTGTATCTGACAGATACTTTGTTTTTGCCTGCAATTATAGCATTTCCCATCGATTAAACGCACACCCCCCCTCGTATGTAGGTGCCCTGAAGCACCCCCCAACCCCAACTGTCGCCCCCCAGTGGCTGTcttttagttttggctttgacttctatttttaaacattttcgcACAAAAACGAGGCGAAATAAATTGTCGAACTGGCATTGCATGCAGGACTGCAGTATTAACCAGATATACCAGATATAGACGTGgatatttgaataattttgtatttgttttatgCAAATGCGAAACAGACACAATGTTTATGTCATTATGAAGTAAAAACTGTAAATAGTAATACTAGACTATGTATTTCGAGATATATTTAGAGACCATCTATGGGAAGGCGTTGTGGGCGGATATGGGGGGCCTTAAATATTGCGGGAGAAGTTTTTATGAGACGGCCAGAATGTTGTTTAGATTAATGGAGGAGGAGTGGTGTGAGAAATGCGTGGTATTTCCAAGAATCTCCAATTAGATTGGATCAAGTGTGTGGCTAATTGATGAACTAATCTATAAATCTCCCTCCCCAGATGATGTAGAGCGCCTGAAGCCACAGAAGCGAGGATTCATACAGTCTCTGCTCTGCTGCTGGCGACGGAATCGCACGAAAACCAACCAGAATGGGACACAAATCGATGGCTCGACCACACCGCCGCCACTACCGGACCAACAAAGGTACCTACTACCTCAGGTTAGGCTCACCGATATGCACAGGAAGTGCATGGTCATCGATTTGGACGAGACCCTAGTGCACAGTAGTTTTAAGGTGAGTATTTCTATCATTCTCTCTAATAGCTAATATAATTCTTATAATGATCCTATAGCCCATACCGAATGCAGACTTCATAGTTCCGGTGGAGATCGATGGGACAGTGCATCAGGTGTATGTCCTGAAGAGACCGCATGTGGACGAGTTCCTGCAGAAGATGGGCGAACTATACGAGTGCGTTTTGTTTACAGCATCACTAGCCAAATACGCAGATCCGGTTGCAGATCTGCTAGACAAGTGAGTCTAATTTATGATAAACACTATTACTATTTTATTCTATCTAAACTATCATTTCAGATGGAATGTGTTTCGTGCAAGACTGTTTAGGGAATCGTGCGTTTATTACAGGGGTAACTACATTAAGGATCTAAACAGATTGGGGCGGGACCTGCAGAAGATTGTCATTGTGGACAACTCGCCGGCCAGCTATATCTTTCATCCGGACAATGCAGTGAGTACCCCCATCCTATAGCCTTGAATTAATAATTACAATGGATGTCCCTTGAAAGGTTCCTGTTAAATCCTGGTTCGATGACGTGACCGACTGCGAGCTGCGAGAACTGATACCGCTCTTTGAGAAGCTCAGCAAGGTGGACTCGGTCTACTCGGTGCTCTGCAACTCGAACCAGCCCCTGAACAACCAGAGCAACCAGCAGCACCCCCAGGAGCTGCAGCAGGCCCCCAAccagctgcaacagcaacagaccATCTCTGCCACGACAGTCATTACCCAGGCCACCACACTGTCTGCGCCGACCATCTTgaatcaacagcagcagcagcaggcgctCCAAAGTCCGCCCAGCCAACAGAACGAGCTGCTGCAAAAGACGTAACATCAGTGGGAACtaatgtttataaatatatgataATTGTATACATATTACAAGACCAAGCAAGCCAGCCGATAAGCAAGCGAAAGCGAACCCCCTGACCCCACACTCATTAACCCCTGACCCCTGACCCGAGGAAGAGAAGCAACTACCACTTTGCTAGCATGCTGCATGTAGACCCGCTCGACACCTAGGCTAAGCATAAGTTTTATATCGATATACATAATTTTTACAGACCCTATTTACACGGCacatttgttatttattattttgttttgctcttacaacactttttataattttttaagttttaaagtgtgtgtgtgttttttttaacaacTGCTAATGCTAATTGATAATTGCTAATATTGCGTTTTGTACGTACCCCGTCTAAGGGGTACACCCCTACCCTACCCGTATAATAAACCCCTATGTATACCCCCCAGAATCGTACTTCTGTAAGCGTAATTAACTGAGCAGGCAAAAGATTTaatggcaaaaac contains the following coding sequences:
- the hzg gene encoding phosphatase Herzog, with protein sequence MDATSIITQVSRDDEQLNVYPSYPNDKDDVERLKPQKRGFIQSLLCCWRRNRTKTNQNGTQIDGSTTPPPLPDQQRYLLPQVRLTDMHRKCMVIDLDETLVHSSFKPIPNADFIVPVEIDGTVHQVYVLKRPHVDEFLQKMGELYECVLFTASLAKYADPVADLLDKWNVFRARLFRESCVYYRGNYIKDLNRLGRDLQKIVIVDNSPASYIFHPDNAVPVKSWFDDVTDCELRELIPLFEKLSKVDSVYSVLCNSNQPLNNQSNQQHPQELQQAPNQLQQQQTISATTVITQATTLSAPTILNQQQQQQALQSPPSQQNELLQKT